The following are from one region of the Carassius gibelio isolate Cgi1373 ecotype wild population from Czech Republic chromosome A13, carGib1.2-hapl.c, whole genome shotgun sequence genome:
- the LOC128026403 gene encoding NFU1 iron-sulfur cluster scaffold homolog, mitochondrial-like, producing MAASVRWSLLRFMRSHHLRLPVNDRNQRYSVWSAHRIQSQLYEFKPFLVRNLSVVTQDTPNPRSLKFLPGKPVLGMGTRDFPTSNSAESFPLARDLFQIEGIKSVFYGPDFITLTKTDDDVEWTDIKRHAIEVITKFFESGEAITTGATHAESSVTEDDDEVVLMIKELLDTRIRPTVQEDGGDVIFKGFEDGTVKLKLVGSCTGCPSSTVTLKNGIQNMLQFYIPEVDMVEQVEDEVDEINMKVFTELDKTLQDS from the exons ATGGCGGCGTCTGTAAGATGGAGTCTGTTGCGCTTCATGCGCTCACATCATTTGAG ATTGCCTGTAAATGACAGAAATCAGCGTTATTCAGTGTGGTCTGCCCACAGAATACAGTCTCAACTGTATGAATTCAAGCCATTCTTAG TGCGAAACCTTTCAGTTGTAACTCAAGACACCCCAAACCCCAGAAGTCTGAAGTTTCTTCCTGGTAAACCtgttctggggatggggactcgAGATTTCCCAACATCAAACTCGGCTGAGAGTTTCCCTTTAGCCAG GGATCTTTTCCAAATTGAAGGCATAAAAAGTGTCTTTTATGGCCCAGATTTTATCACATTGACTAAG ACAGACGATGATGTTGAATGGACAGACATTAAGCGACATGCGATTGAGGTCATTACTAAGTTCTTTGAGAGTGGAGAGGCCATCACAACAGGAGCAACTCACGCTGAGAGCA GTGTTacagaagatgatgatgaagttgTCTTAATGATAAAGGAACTTTTAGACACACGGATCag ACCCACGGTTCAGGAGGATGGTGGAGATGTTATATTCAAAGGCTTTGAGGATGGCACAGTGAAGCTGAAGCTGGTTGGCTCCTGTACAGGATGTCCCAGCTCCACAGTTACCCTAAAAAATGGCATCCAGAACATGCTGCAGTTTTATATTCCTGAGGTGGACATGGTAGAACAG GTTGAGGATGAAGTGGATGAGATCAACATGAAAGTGTTTACAGAACTGGACAAGACACTGCAAGACTCATAG